From the Candidatus Obscuribacterales bacterium genome, the window TATCGCAGCATACGCAAGAACTGAGCCAGGCCCAAACCCGGCTCAAGACCCTAGAGAAGGCGCTACCGCAGCAGGAAGCTGAAGTTTCCCGCGATCGCCAGCAGTTGACGGAGTTGGAACAATCCCAAGCCCATAGCGAATGGCAGCAGGCCCAGACCCTGATTCAGCACCAGGAAGCAACCCTCAGCGATCGCCAATTGGCCCTGCGCGCCGCCGAACAGCGATGTAGTGAGATGGACATGCAGCGCCAGCGGCTCCAGGAAAAGATTGAACAGGCTCAACAGCGGGTGCAGGAGTATCGGCAGCAGCAGACTAGCCAGCTCAGCCAGCGTACCTCCGGCAGCAGCCAGCAGGATGCTCTCAACCGCGAGATTGCAGACATTCAAACTGCGTTGTCTACCCTAGAGCACACTCTATCGGCGGAGAAGCAAGAGCGCGATCGGGTGGAGCGGCAATTACGCGATCGCCAAACCCTGCATCAGCAAACGGAGCTGAAGCGTCAGCATACCCTCGAAACCCAGCAGGCGCGTCAGCAAGACTTGGCGGCCCTGCAGGAGCAACTGGTTGCCCAGCAGTCCGAATTGCCCGATCCTCTGCCGGAGATTCCCGACGAGTTAGGGCTAGAACAGCTTCAGCAACAGGTGCGATCGCTGCAGCGGCGGATGCAGGCCATGGAGCCAGTGAACATGTTGGCCCTAGAAGAGCACGATCGCACCCAGGCCCGGCTGGATGAACTCAGCCAAAAGTTATCCACCTTGGCGGAAGAACGCAGCGAACTGCTGTTGCGTATCGAAAACTTCACCACCCTGCGCCAGCGAGCTTTCAAGGAAGCCTTTGACGCGGTGAATGGCAACTTTCAAACCATTTTTGCTGAACTTTCCGACGGTGATGGCTACCTGCAGCTTGATGATCCCCATGATCCTTTTTCCAGCGGGCTCAATCTAGTCGCCCATCCTAAGGGCAAACCCGTCCGCCGCCTAGCCTCCATGTCTGGGGGAGAAAAGTCCCTCACCGCCCTCAGCTTCATCTTTGCCCTGCAGCGCTACCGTCCCTCGCCATTCTACGCCTTTGACGAGGTGGATATGTTCCTTGACGGGGCAAATGTAGAACGATTAGCTAGAATGATTAAACATCAGACTCAACAAGCCCAGTTCATTGTCGTTAGCCTGCGACGTCCGATGATTGAAGCTGCCCAGCGCACGATTGGGGTAACCCAAGCCCGAGGAGCCTACACGCAGGTTCTGGGTATTGACCTCCAGGGACGGATTTCCGGGTAGCGATCGCTCCTAAAAAAACCTCTGTCTGAGCAATCCACCTAGAAAATCTGCCAGACCCATGCTCAACCCTCTACAGCCTATTTGCCCGATTTCCTGACTCAACCCTCATGTTGATCTCCTGATCCGACACCTTATGCCGCTGCCCCCATCCAGCAGTCGTTCACCAGATTAGGGGTTGACTAGATTTCCTAGGGCACCGTTGGAACTTTCCCCATCCGGTTTATGATTTGTTCTAGCCGTCGTTAGCGTTACGATTGACGAATCGCTGACACCATTGCTGCCAATTTCGCTCTCTCGACCATTTTCGAGACAAAAATCCACCCATGACTTTTGAACAGTACTGCCAACGAGCTGACCTCCTAGGAACTCAAATTATTACCCGAGACACTGGCAAGCGACTCGGCGTCGTCAGTCAGATCTGGGTAGACATCGATCGTCGTGAAGTTGTGGCCTTTGGCTTACGGGAAAGTGTGTTGTCTGGGGTCTTGTCGAGCACGCAAGAGATCATGCTGTTGAACAACATCCGCCAAATTGGTGATGTGATTTTGGTTGATGACGACAACGCGGTTGAAGATGCGTTTGATACCGATCCCTACAGCATTCTTATCAATAGCGAAGTGATCACCGAAACCGGCGAACTGCTGGGTAAAGTGCGCGGGTTTAAGTTCAACGTTAATGATGGCAAGGTTGAATCCTTGGTGATTGCGTCCCTAGGCATCCCGCTGATTCCCGATCAAGTGATTAGCACCTATGAACTATCCATTGAAGAAGTGGTCAGTAGCGGCCCCGATCGCCTGATTGTCTTCGAGGGGGCAGAGGAGAAGATGGTGCAGATGACGGTGGGAGTGCTGGAACGCCTGGGTATTGGTCGTCCTCCTTGGGATCGGGATGTGGATGACTACTACGTGATGCCCACCTCGACCTCCAATCAACTAGGAACGGGTATGCCGGTTGCCCAACCGCTGCAGACGGTGATGCCCACGGCCCAAGAAACCTGGGATGAAGATAACTGGAACGAGCCTCAAGAACGCGTCATGCCCGAACCCCTGCGTCAGGCCGAACCCGAGCCGGTTTACTATCAAGAAGCTAACTGGGGTAATGAAACCTATGAGCAGCAGGTGGCCTATGTGGATGAAGACTATGCTGCGCCTCCAGGAGCTGCCCCTGAACCCTATCCTGAGGCTCAGTATGAGGATGTAGAGGTGACTGGGGATGCTTGGGCGGATGAGGACAGTCCTAAGCCCTATACGCCGCCGAAGCTTAACCTGCCTGATCGGCAGAAAGTGGCGGAGTATGAAGAGGAAATCGACTACTAAAGCCTGCTCCATACGTGTAAAACATGATCTGTAACGACCTGCCTAGTGCTAGAGGAGCGATCGCTTCTCTAGCATTGATGTTGTAATGGGGAGATGGGAGCGCTGGCGTTATCGTGAGGACATCATCATCGAACTTTCCTGATGGAACTCCTAGGATTAGTTCATAATTTGTCCTGATACTCCGTATATTCCCTAGAAGTAACCCATTGATGCTCTTAACGTAAGGGGTGGGAGAGATAGATGTTGGAGTGGAGAACGATGTTGGGATTAAAGGCCTCAATAGGCTGTGGTGATGCATGGGCTCTACCTAACGATAGAAGCTCATGTCAGGAAGAACGTTTGATGTAAATGGAACCTTGGGATATTCCCCTACGTCACGTAGCTAGGTTTAAGCCAAGAATAAGTCTTCTTCATTTTCAGGGTGATCCGGGTGTTATTTGCCAATTGAGTCTGCATATTGAATGCAGCCAAATCCACGTAATATTTGGACTCTCATGTGGCATCACTATCATCATGACTTGGACGCTCGTATTCGTCTGCTGATTATCACGCAATTTTATCCACCCGACTACGCTGCAACGGGTCAACTCATTGAAGAATTAGCGATTAAACTGAGTCAAAAAGAGTTTAAGGTTCACGTCTTCACAGGACAGCCAGGCTACGCATTTTCCACAGCCTCTGCGCCGAAGTATGAACAGATTCATCAGCTTTCGATTCAGCGATCGCAAATTTCTCGATTCTGGTCTCAACGGATTCGCGGTAAAGCCCTGAATGGGCTGTTATTCTGCCTGCGAGCCGTGCTGCATATGGTGCGAGCAGCGATGCACCACGACATTGCTATTTTAACAACGGCACCGCCTTACTTACCCGTATTGGGATACTTCGCCCGGCGTCTGTTAGGACTGCGTTATATCTGCCTTGTCTATGATCTGTATCCGGACGTTGCTGTACGCTTGGGTGTCCTGAAACCTAACCATCGGTTAACCAAGCTTTGGCGTTGGATTAACTGTAAGGTCTGGAATCAAGCTGAGCAAATCATTGTGCTGAGTTCGACGATTCGAGATCATATTGTTCAGAACTACGGAATTCCTGCCCATCGCATTTCCGTAATTCATAGCTGGACAGATCCTAGCTTAGTTGTACCTCGACCTAAATCAGATAACTGGTTTGCCCAGCGCCACGGTCTCGATCGCATCTTTACGGTTTTGTATTCTGGGAATATGGGACGCTGTCATGATCTAGAAACAGTTATGGCTACGGCAAAACTGCTTCAGCATGAACAGGTGCGGTTTGTCTTTGTGGGAGATGGGGCCAAGCGATCGCTCTGTATGCAACTGGCAGAAGACTATGGGCTGCAGAACTGTTTATTTTTGCCCTATCAAGATAAGCAAGATCTGCCCTATTCCCTGACCGCCTGCGATCTGTCGCTAGTGTCCCTCAGTCGCGGCATGGAAGGACTGTTGGCACCCAGTAAGCTCTATGGCTGCCTGGCCGCAGGGCGACCCGTGGCGGTGATTTGTGACGATCGCTCCTATCTTAAGGACTTGGTGACGGAGGCGGAGTGTGGTGAGGCTTTTCAGCAGGGCGATCGCGAAGGGCTAGCGGCGTTTATTCTGCATTTGATGGCCCATCCGCAGCGAGTGGAAGCCATGGGCCAGGCAGGACGCACCTACCTAGAGCATCACTTTACGCCAGACATTATTGCTGAGCACTATGCCCAGGTCATTTGCCGCAGTGCCGGGCGATCGCGCCGTCCTCAACTCCTTCCATCGTCTGTTCCACAGCGCCAAGCTGTGCCGGTGTCGGAGCGCTTGGATTGATGCCTAGTACTCTGAGCGGATGTAACCCGCCTAGTTGCTAAGGCAGGAATCCTTATGTGTCTTGGACGTCCTTTTCGGTTTTCTGTCTTCGTTCTTCTATCTTGCACTAGCTCGACTGTTGCTCGATCGCTCCTTCTGCTTGGTTGACGACGGCCCGCAGGCGATCGAGGGTTTCGGGGCTAGGGGATGACCAAAGACGGCGCTGGTGGGCTTCCAGCAACCGTTCGGCCATATCTCGCAGCGCCCAGGGGTTCACGTCTTGCACCATCTGCTGCACGTCGTCGTCGAAGATATAGGCCTCGGCAACGCCCTGATACATAAAGTCCTCGACGCAGTGGGTGGTGGCGGAGTAGGCAAACAGGTAATCTACGGTGGCGGCCATTTCGAAGGCTCCCTTATAGCCGTGACGCATAACGCCAGCAATCCATTTAGGATTGACCACCCGCGATCGATAGACCCGCGTCAGTTCTTCGGAGAGCGATCGCACCTTGGGGGTTTCGGGGCGAGAATGGTCGCCAAAGTAGAGTTTAGGGGACTGGCCTCGCGATCGGGCGGCCACCGTCAAACCGCCCTGGAATTGGTAATAATCATCGGAATCGAGCAGGTCATGCTCGCGGTTATCTTGGTTGTGCAGCACAATCTGTAGCTGACTGAGGCGCTGCTCAAAGGCGGCGGGAGCGGAGAGCGATTGGGGAGCGCGGCCGTTGCGGCCGCCGGTGTAGGCGGTGCTGCTCCAGTTGATGTAGGCGCGGGCTAGGTCGTCGTCGTCTGACCAATTCTGGGCTTCGATCAGACCCTGAAGACCAGCTCCGTAGGCTCCGGGTTTGGAGCCAAAGATGCGATAGCTGGCGCGATCGCTAGCCTGGTCGGCAGTTAACCCCTGGTCGATCCATGCTTGGGTTTCCTGCTGCACTTGGTCGGCCAGGGGATTCCACTCTGGCGGTTCATCCAAGGCAGCGATCGCCTGCACGGCTTGGTCAAAGAGCTCGATTAAATTAGGAAAGGCATCGCGGAAAAAGCCAGAAATCCGTAAGGTGACGTCTACACGCGATCGCCCCAGCACTTCTAAGGGCAAGATTTCAAAATCCACGACGCGCCGGGAGGGGCCGTCCCATACGGGTTGAACTCCAAGTAGAGCCAGGGCCTCCGCTAGGTCATCGCCGCCAGTACGCATGGTGGAGGTTCCCCAGACGGAAAGGGCCAGGCTGCGGGGATAGTTGCCTTCTTCCTGGGTATAGCGTTCGATCAGGAGTTCGGCGGCGTTGCGACCCACGGCCCAGGCGCTTTCCGTGGGAATGCCGCGAATGTCTACGGAGTAGAAGTTGCGGCCGGTCGGCAACACATCTGCCCGGCCGCGAGTGGGCGCACCGGAGGGGCCGCTGGGAATGTAGCCGCCGTCTAGACCGTGGAGCAGGGCGGTGAGTTCTTGGCGGGTGTTTTGCAGGTTGGGCAGGAGGTCGGTTTGGATCCAGGTCAGTTCCGGGGCGATCGCTGCCTGGGTCATGGATGGCGGCTGCCCGGCTAGGATGGCGTCCACCTGCTGGGCGGCGGTCTGTTCGATCTGTTCAACCGCGTCGCCGACGGTGCGCAGATGGGGACATTGCTGCTGGGCCAGGCGGTGGCGATCGCCCTCGGATAGCAAGGTTGCCGGATCGTCGGAAAGGGGATCGCAGTCCAGTTCCCAGGCCGTGGCGATCGCGCGGGTGAGGCCAAGGCGGTGGCGATCGGGAGAACGGGCGATGGCGATGATCAGATCTCGCAGCAGCCGGCCGCTGGGGCATTGACCGAGAATATGTAGACCATCGCGGATTTGGGCTTCCTTGAGTTCACACAAATAGCCATCGGTGCGAGTGAGCAGGTCGTTGAAGTCCGCTGCTGGGGATCCCGGCAGGGTGGCTAGATCCTGGTTGAGATGGGTGGCTTGGATGAGCGCCTGGATGCGATCGCGAATCACCGGTAGGCGGCTGGGGTCGAGGCTATCGGCTTCGTAATATTCATCAATCAATCGTTCCAGTTGCTGTAGCGGCCCGTAGAGTTCTGCTCGGGTGAGGGGCGGGGTGAGATGGTCAATAATTACCGCTTGGGAGCGCCGCTTGGCCTGGGAGCCTTCCCCCGGATCGTTGACAATAAAGGGATAGAGGTGGGGCAGGGCACCGCTGGCAACTTCCGGGTAGCAAGTCTGGGATAGGGCTACACTTTTGCCTGGCAGCCATTCCAAATTGCCGTGCTTGCCCACATGGACGAGGGCCTGGGCCCCAAAGTTATGACGCAGCCAGTGGTAGAACGCTAGGTAGACATGGGGGGGCTCTAGGTCAGCAGCGTGGTAGTTCAAGGAGGGATCGAGGTCATAGCCTCGGGGTGGCTGGATGCCGATAAACACCGATCCAAGCTGTAGCCCTGGAATGGGAATCTCCTCCGGCAGGGTCTCCGGAGATGACCAGCGATCGCCCACGCCATTTTGCACCTCAGGGGGCAGGGTTTGCCAATAGTCTAGGTACGCTGACCGGGATAGGGACTGCCGCACCGGCCGCAGATCCCAACCATCGGGGTCATGGGTGACGCCTTGGGTGAGCCACTGCATCAGCTCCTTTCCTGAGGCGGGCAGGGGCTGGACATCATACCCGGCATTGGCTAGAGCCTGGAGGATCTGCACCACGCTTTCCGGTGTATCCAGACCCACGCCATTGGCCAGGCGACCATCACGGCTGGGATAGTTAGCCAAAATCAAGGCAAGGCGGCGATCGCCCCTAGAGGTATTCCGCAGCCGCACCCAGTTGGCCGCTAGATCCGCCACGAAGTCTAGGCGATTGGGTATGGGTTCATAGCGCACCACATCGGTTTCAAGGTGGGGATGGCGATCTTGCCGCGTTTTAAACGACACTGCTCGGGTAATAATCCGCCCATCTACCTCCGGCAGCGCCACATTCATGGCCACATCCCTGGGCAGTAGACCCCGCCATTCGCTGTCCCATTGCTCCCGCGTGCCGCTGCTTAAGATCACCTGCAACACCGGCACATCCAGCGATCGCCATAGGTCTAAATCTATCTCCGCCTCCTCCAGTCGCGCCAGGGAAAAGCCCGTGGTATTCAGCACCAGATCCACAGGCTGCCGCTGCCACTGCTGCCGGATAGCGGTCTGCACTTCCACGTCTCGTAGCGACGACACAAACATCGGCATCGGCTCCATTCCCCGGCGGGCGATCGCTTCACATAGCCCATCGATCACCGCCATGTTGCCCGATAGATAATGGGCCCGGTAAAACAGCAGGCCCACCCGCCCTGTTGCTGAGGATGGCCCTGCCCAGGCATAGCAGTCCACCTTGGGCACGGGCCGTGGCGGCAGGGGATGGTAGGAGTAATCCAGACCCACCTGGGCCAGGTACTGCAGCGCCTGTACCATATTGTCGATGCCGCCCTCGGTAAAATAGCGCCAAAGCTGGTTGGCGATCGCCAGCGGCACTGTGGACTGATGCATCAAGCCCAAATCTGGACGATCATCCCCCGGCAGCACCAGCAGCCTTGCCCCCGTTTGCTCCACCGTTTCCCGCACCACATCCAGACCGTAGGGCCAATAGGCCTGCCCCCCCAGCAGCCGCACCACAATCACCTGGGCATGGCGCAGCACCGTATCGGCATAAGTATCAATGCTCAACTGCTGCTGGAGATGCAGGAGATTGGCCACCCGCAGGTTGGGAAACTTGTCGGGAAGGTGGGCAATGGCCTGGGCGATCGCTAGAATTTCGGTATC encodes:
- a CDS encoding PRC-barrel domain-containing protein: MTFEQYCQRADLLGTQIITRDTGKRLGVVSQIWVDIDRREVVAFGLRESVLSGVLSSTQEIMLLNNIRQIGDVILVDDDNAVEDAFDTDPYSILINSEVITETGELLGKVRGFKFNVNDGKVESLVIASLGIPLIPDQVISTYELSIEEVVSSGPDRLIVFEGAEEKMVQMTVGVLERLGIGRPPWDRDVDDYYVMPTSTSNQLGTGMPVAQPLQTVMPTAQETWDEDNWNEPQERVMPEPLRQAEPEPVYYQEANWGNETYEQQVAYVDEDYAAPPGAAPEPYPEAQYEDVEVTGDAWADEDSPKPYTPPKLNLPDRQKVAEYEEEIDY
- a CDS encoding glycosyltransferase family 4 protein, with product MWHHYHHDLDARIRLLIITQFYPPDYAATGQLIEELAIKLSQKEFKVHVFTGQPGYAFSTASAPKYEQIHQLSIQRSQISRFWSQRIRGKALNGLLFCLRAVLHMVRAAMHHDIAILTTAPPYLPVLGYFARRLLGLRYICLVYDLYPDVAVRLGVLKPNHRLTKLWRWINCKVWNQAEQIIVLSSTIRDHIVQNYGIPAHRISVIHSWTDPSLVVPRPKSDNWFAQRHGLDRIFTVLYSGNMGRCHDLETVMATAKLLQHEQVRFVFVGDGAKRSLCMQLAEDYGLQNCLFLPYQDKQDLPYSLTACDLSLVSLSRGMEGLLAPSKLYGCLAAGRPVAVICDDRSYLKDLVTEAECGEAFQQGDREGLAAFILHLMAHPQRVEAMGQAGRTYLEHHFTPDIIAEHYAQVICRSAGRSRRPQLLPSSVPQRQAVPVSERLD
- the cobN gene encoding cobaltochelatase subunit CobN, with the translated sequence MHRIAATPGGWTPGMEGVMFVEQTPAPMVILTAADTEILAIAQAIAHLPDKFPNLRVANLLHLQQQLSIDTYADTVLRHAQVIVVRLLGGQAYWPYGLDVVRETVEQTGARLLVLPGDDRPDLGLMHQSTVPLAIANQLWRYFTEGGIDNMVQALQYLAQVGLDYSYHPLPPRPVPKVDCYAWAGPSSATGRVGLLFYRAHYLSGNMAVIDGLCEAIARRGMEPMPMFVSSLRDVEVQTAIRQQWQRQPVDLVLNTTGFSLARLEEAEIDLDLWRSLDVPVLQVILSSGTREQWDSEWRGLLPRDVAMNVALPEVDGRIITRAVSFKTRQDRHPHLETDVVRYEPIPNRLDFVADLAANWVRLRNTSRGDRRLALILANYPSRDGRLANGVGLDTPESVVQILQALANAGYDVQPLPASGKELMQWLTQGVTHDPDGWDLRPVRQSLSRSAYLDYWQTLPPEVQNGVGDRWSSPETLPEEIPIPGLQLGSVFIGIQPPRGYDLDPSLNYHAADLEPPHVYLAFYHWLRHNFGAQALVHVGKHGNLEWLPGKSVALSQTCYPEVASGALPHLYPFIVNDPGEGSQAKRRSQAVIIDHLTPPLTRAELYGPLQQLERLIDEYYEADSLDPSRLPVIRDRIQALIQATHLNQDLATLPGSPAADFNDLLTRTDGYLCELKEAQIRDGLHILGQCPSGRLLRDLIIAIARSPDRHRLGLTRAIATAWELDCDPLSDDPATLLSEGDRHRLAQQQCPHLRTVGDAVEQIEQTAAQQVDAILAGQPPSMTQAAIAPELTWIQTDLLPNLQNTRQELTALLHGLDGGYIPSGPSGAPTRGRADVLPTGRNFYSVDIRGIPTESAWAVGRNAAELLIERYTQEEGNYPRSLALSVWGTSTMRTGGDDLAEALALLGVQPVWDGPSRRVVDFEILPLEVLGRSRVDVTLRISGFFRDAFPNLIELFDQAVQAIAALDEPPEWNPLADQVQQETQAWIDQGLTADQASDRASYRIFGSKPGAYGAGLQGLIEAQNWSDDDDLARAYINWSSTAYTGGRNGRAPQSLSAPAAFEQRLSQLQIVLHNQDNREHDLLDSDDYYQFQGGLTVAARSRGQSPKLYFGDHSRPETPKVRSLSEELTRVYRSRVVNPKWIAGVMRHGYKGAFEMAATVDYLFAYSATTHCVEDFMYQGVAEAYIFDDDVQQMVQDVNPWALRDMAERLLEAHQRRLWSSPSPETLDRLRAVVNQAEGAIEQQSS